TCACAAGTTAAACTTAATGTCTTGTCCTGGTTTACTGTTGAACTTAACACCTGCAGTATCTGGTCTGAGGGCAGCGGTTCACTGCGATTCTGCAGTTCGGGAGCAATTTACCATTCATTTGTTATCGTGGATTTGACCTCCTGGCAGACATAAGTCCAATACTCACTCTGTTAGAGCTTTGTTTTTAGTCTCTACCTGCTCCCGAGGTAAACTTCCTGTAGAGGAAAAGCCGCGTTGGTAGCCTAATAATGAGAACTGCGACCAATCCCGATGCACCTGCACCGTCCTCATAAATCCGGATTCACTGTGAACGTACTGTGAGATGAAGTGCCGTCAATTAACCATACGTGAAGCCGAAATAGCTCAGTTGGGAGAGCGTTAGACTGAAGATCTAAAGGTCCCTGGTTCGATCCCGGGTTTCGGCAGAGGTTTTCCTTTCAATAACCTGACCTGCTGACACATTATCAGTCTCAAATAATCAGATCCAGATTGCATCTCTAGATATTCTGGTGTTAAATAATGAACATATACCTTGTATCTGTGACATTACATGAAAGAAAGACTCTTTAAAGCAATGTGCATTTGCATGATCTTAAAATAGTGAATATTTAATCACGTTACTTAgtaaacaaacaataataacattTAATGGATGTTAACAAGTTCTGATTTattagaaatgaaaatgttaagtGTGTTAACCTCATAATACAATAGTGTTCTCGTTTACTTTAATCAGATCTACAAGGCTGTGCATAAGTGAGAAATCGTCAATCCTGTATGCTGTAAAGTAAAAAAGATGAAGTGGGATGAAGTGAATGGTAGACAATTACCcttttaaattgaatttaaaCCAACCACGCCTGTCACTGACACTGGCAAAcacagatgattaaaaaaaatatcttccACGCTAATAACCCtgtcactgacagacagagacgccTTTTGGTTTGAAGAGTCTGACTCACAGCTCCGGGATAGATGGGACAGTAACGAGGGACTCCTCTTCAGCTCATAATATCACAAGTCATTGAGCTCTGCCACCTTGCCGCAGATGTCCTTGATATCCCTCTGAAGCTTCTTCTTGTCAAGGTGCGATTTGATGTCACCTATCTGCCTCAGGGACTCAATGGCATCGTGCACAGACAGGAATCCTGTCCAAACGAGAGGCGGGGAGTGCAGAGGATCAGCGGACGTGATGCATTTGAGGAGAAAACGACTCTCTGTGCTCTTATGGCTGTCTATAACATTGGCTCTAACCTTATGTTACTGCgttggagcagcagctgcataAACCTGTTGCATTTCTATGCAATTCATTTAACGACGTCAGCTTGTATTTTGCTCTCTGTAATATCCTTGTGGTCTCTGTTTCTCATGTCTGGATAAAATTGTCTTTGGTCTTCATCATCAGTTATCGTGACTTCATTGGGTAGTTACTgcctaaaatggaaatatgcTTCAATATTGCATGTACTCTAAGAAGTAATATTCAGTGACTGTGAACTGTGAGATGGAGGGATAAACTTTCTTGAACAATGATGAGGTATTAaatctctccccttctctttctGACTGCCTGTCTTGCTACGAATATTTACGGCACTCATCAATTATGCATAGCTTTTCTCCCCTCTATTACCGTCTCCTTCCATCTTTTCATCCTATACTTAAAATAGAGCTGTGGATGGATGGCTCCCTCAGACTGAGATCGCCGGCTCGGCGGTGATTCATAGAGCAGTTTCCCCCGGCTTTTATTTACTGAGGGAAGTTCCTTTCTATTTGTCTACGCGTTAATAAAAGCTGGAGGATGAGAGGGGTTGACAGAAAGCGGGGAAGGTTTGAGATCTAGTGCCAGGGCTCCTGGGAAATGAGCTTCCAGTTGGCACAGCAGTGAGATGGGGATGGATGCggagctgagctgctgcactggctTGCCTGGATAGCTGTGTATTCCTGTGGCTTGTCCTATGACTTATTAGCTCTGTCGCTAATTTGATCAAACCTCTGCTGTATTTGCATTTATGATCATGAGCTCGTAGGTTTCTTGGTCAAACACAGGGGAAGACAGAGGCTTGACTGGCTCAGCTAACCACATGTCTAGAAATAGTATTTTAATATAATGTAACTCTATATGTTGGATTTGTCTTGCCATATTGAAAATCTATGTTTCAGACAATTATATGGACTTTAACAGAGCTCTGCTGCCCTGCCTTCAGCATAACTCGAATATGGCTGACTTCTCATGCTTAATTTAAGATGTCATCACCAAGTCATTGACCACTGTCATGAACTGGGCAAAAGAAATGAAGCAGTCAGGTCACTTCAATTTATGACTAATTatcttttttgcttttgtcaaGCGTTTTTGTATGTGCATTTTTTCCTTGACGTGTGGTGGAGTACATGTAGCATGTGCGTGTTTACCCACCGATGACAGAAAGTTACAGATAGCGATCACCCACCTTTGTGGTATTCctgtttgagcagctgcagctcctggtgGAGGCCGCTCTCCACTGAGGTCATTCTTTTACCGAGTTTGGTTTCAGAGCGCTTCAGCTGATCGGCCTGGCTGCGGTCGGCCTGGTGCTGCTGGGTCTCAAGCTGCACCACGCGGGCCTCCAGAGCCTGTAGCCGGTCAGCTGATCTAGACACTGCCTCGAACTGAACACAGAGCGCACACAGAAAACTCTTAAATCCTGATTTTATGGTGCTGCTTCAACATTAGGGAAGTGACAAAAGGTAACAGCCTCTTTAGTCTCACAGTTAACAATAAAACATTGCTTAAAAATGCCCCATGTGGCACCTGGAACAACTCACCCATACCAAACCCTCCCTACAGCGCTCTCAGCATCTGTTCCACCTGATTATCATTCTGCaaaatcactgatttttttctctgctgagcTCAAAATGCATGAACCCTGCATGTTTAAACACCACACTCAGATATCCAGATGAAGCCTGTGTCGTGGTTTGCCACTGTGGACGTCACTGCATGAACTGTGGGTCAAGCTGGCAGCTACGGTACCGTTCGGTCCTGCTGTCCTGTGCAGAGCTGGACCGAGCTGTTGAGCTGTTGTTCTGTCCACTTCCTCAGCGAATCTGTCTGCTCCTTGGCTGCCTTCAGTTCACTTGACATCCTGCAAAGCCATCAGgaacacagagaagacaaatgCTGCAGACTTTGAAAACGCAGCCGCAGATGAAAGTAATGACGTTGCaagttttgtctcttttttcaaACCAGACTCTGAAAACACCCTTAGTTTCCATAACCAGTGCTTTACTGGCAGCATCTAGTCTTTGCACTGAGTAAATCATCTGCGGAGTGAAACCatccaaaatacacatttaagtgttttttagtTCAGATTTCTGTCTTGGACATACATGCAACTTAGTGCAGCACAAAAAATAATCATGTTCATGTAAGTAATGTGGGATGGTTACAGTTTTTACCCCGTTCACCTGCATGTCTCCCCTTTAAATGAAGATGCCTCACGTTCAGCCGGTTGAAGCTGTCTCTCAGTTAGACTTCAGAATTTCGTTCTATCCTTGGTAACCACAGGTGAGACTTCCTCAGCAATAGCTCTGCTTTGTTGGGTTTAGTTGATGCCAGCCCCAGCAGGAGGAACAGTGTCACACAGCAGGTGGGTGCTGCTACTTTATGTGCATAGAGGCACAAAAACTCACATAACCAAACAGCTGAATGCACATACGCACATATGCAAACATAAGCAGATCCAGATACTTGTCAAAGTATGATAAaataatatgttttttgttttttgtttttttttaaattaggctgattattttgacttttaaagCAAACTGTTCACTCAAAAAGGTGGTGGAATGATGCTTATGAGCAGTTGAGAAATGCTTGACGCTGATCTTGACAGAATGCCATTTGTATGGTTGCATGAAGCTCCGATTACTCACACGGCCCATTGGGTCAGCAGTGTTAGTGAGATGAAAGCTGCAACCTTGGACATGCTGAGTGAATATTGCGTGGGCCGTATTGTAGAAGAGGACACGATACGCAGTGGCTCATGGAGAATTCCTCTCTCGGGTGAACTTTTCTGTTGTGCATAAAACATATTTGCGCTTTGACCTTCTTTTCTCTAATTCCTCCAATTCAAGAGATTCTTCCTCAATGAGAAAAtcaatgtgtgtgcgtggtgggatgtttgtgcgtgtgttcgACTACAATACAAATCAGACTCCTGTCACAAATCGATCCAGCTTACCATGTCTGCTGCGTTAGGGACACCTCGTTTATAACACCACACCGGCTGCCTAATGTGGCTCATGCTGACAGTTGTTTGGCGAGGCATATTAAATCCACAGAGTTTCAGCATTTCTCCATTGTAAGAGGACGAGTGTGCCTTCATTCAGTAGCTGTCCCTGTGTTCTTGAGCTTGTCTGAGACCTAACATCAAACACGTTGGGCTCTTTTGTCAGTGGCCTTGAGCTGTGAGGAGCAGAAAAAGCTGAATTGTTgctcaaaaacaaaagtcacagTTAAGTCAGGCATTTCTACTGAGCGTGTGTAGAGGATTTTAGAGTTGTGGTCTCCAATTTCAAACTGTCCATGCAATTTAACGAGACAGGATAAAAAGACAGATATTTCAAATAAGGGCATTTATACTGGTGCAGACTTTGGACACCGAGTTTCATTTGTGGAAACCACAGGGACCTCGATTGACAGATGCCTTTTGCTTCTAACAAAGGTGGCCTGACAGCAGTTGTGAGTCTGTATTTAAAGTTAGGTGGTCAGAGATGTTCAACAAAGAGTCATTACATTTGCAGGCAATTGTTTTTTGGTCTTGTCATTCCACCTgtgtcagaaacacagacagcgttgcttttcatctatttttatcTATTGTTCTTTTGCTTCGAGCATGATCACTGACCTGCTTTCCATTGCAGATCTACAACATTACTAAATAGAGCGTATTCATCATGTatgtctctctgcttctgtttccttCACGGCAAAACTATGTGGTTAAGtttgcattttgctgctgatTATTTATCAGCTGCACGTGTAAATCAATTTAACGAACAGCTTCTCTGTGCTTCTGGCATCATTACTGTGAGGTTGCCATGAGCTTGTGAGCTGTAGAGAGGTGACTCTAGCCGATTTACAGTTCAAACCCACTGCCACATCGTGGTACAGTGAGACACTCAGGGTTCTCGCTCAGGAAAGAGTAAGTGCAGTTCTGCTTGGTAATGAGAGGTCCTCTACTGCATGTGGTCTCCTTTGCTGGACTACTTGCCTGCTGACTTGTCTCAGACACTGAGGGGCCAGTGCTTCCTGCAATGGTCACACCCATCTAGAATAAACTCATCAGTGTCTTTCTCTTCTATCTTGTTGCTTAAATCCTGATAAACCtgctgttttagtgttttaagGCAATTTTACTTCATGTATGACAGTAAACTGTTGTGAAATGTTGTCTTGACTGTTACATATGGCTACACTAGTCAACACTGTGTCTCTGCGGAGGATAATATGGATGAAAGCTTCTGTGTGTAATGTATTGGACAAAATGTATAACTTATGTTTCTGCTGAAAACCAATAACagtctgttttttaaaatgaaataagaacTGTTGATATTTAAATATTATATCTTTAATTAATATTTAATCTTACCTGGCTTCTAGTAGTTGAACCTTTGTATGCAGGTTGGACGTGGAGCTCCTCTGGCCCTGGGAAAGCTCTGCCAATGAGGCCTCCAGTCTCCCCAGGTCACGATAAAgctgaaagcaggaaaacacgCAGACACACGTCGTCATGAGACGCTGGATAATCTCGTGGCGCAGATCCATGGTTTGACTCcctttgttgtttctgctgaGTCGAGCTGATTGAGCCACTGTCAGGACTGGGAGTCACGTCGGTGACCCActttctctgcattttcaaTTACCTTTATGGTACATGCTTGACCACTGCTCCACAGCTAATGTGCCGTCATCACAATGATTGATCACCCTGTGCCACCACTAGAGCGGAGCAGAGGCTGCATCagtgcgagcgtgtgtgtgaagggCAGCTGCAGTCGGCTTTAGATTTAGTAAAATGATGGAGGATATTATAACTTGTGACTTATGTGTCCTAATCCGAGGTTGTTTGTTACAGTTTTCATACTGCTCATGTAAAGAAATGTGACACAAAGGGCAGTAAAAGCTGTCCTTGACATCCAAGCGTTTCAGAGTTGCCATCCTGTCTAGGATAAACATCAAAATACATATTGTCAGATTATTATTTCCTTCAGGCAAGCAGCATTTAAATGAACATAATCCTGCTTTTATACCCAAAAAAATCCACAAAGGAGAGTATATTTCCTTAGACTGGAGTATTCAAATGAGTCCCAGGCTCAACACTGTGTGTTAAAACAGAGGAGGGGTAGGGATTAGATTAGGGTTGTAGACTTTGCTACTTATTGTAATATGGTATAATGTAAGAAATATAAGAATAAGATTAAGAGTCTACAGCTGTGCTCGCGGGTCTGAGTCTGTACTGCAAAGTGGTGCTTAGCAAAATGCTAAAgccagcatgctgatgtttaaataggtaaaatgtttaaaatgatgaaCGGCtgagtttagtgtgttagcatgctcatATTTACTAATTGTTAGTAAAGACAAAGTGCATATTATTATTagatttgcaggtatttggtccatgaatgtctgaacacGATTTCATATCAATCCATTGAATAATTGTTGAGATTTTTCTGTCTGGAACAATTTGGTGGACCGACTGCCTGACACACACTGCCAAGACATTTACTGAAATTTGGATGCTTTGTGCTTAGTGTGTACACAAGCTAAACTTCTGTCTTAGGTTTTTTATGCCAAAACCTTTGTCAGCACTGATGCATTGTCTCTCACCTTGACTCCCAGTTCTTTGAGCTGCACATCCACGGCTGTCCTGAGCTCTGCCACCTCCTGCTGCAGTCTAATCAGCTGCCGCTCCCCCAAGCTCACGTCAGTACTTAGCTTGGCAATGCTGGAATCACACCTGAGATAATAGGTGGGGAATCGGAGAGGGACCGCTGAATGAGAATACTGGGATCAGACGGAGTTGAGGAAAGGTGTGAAGACAGGGAGATGAGCGAAAGGCTGGAGAAAACAGGGAGGAAGCGCTTGACTGAAGCACACACTTTTCACACAGTcgacaaacagacagatggatggaaaaaaaTCTGACAGCTGCCCTCATCAATTCTTTCTAAGGTGAGCTAATGGAAGCTAAAAGCTCTGCTGAATCCTAAGCAGTGACAGTTTATCCTCTGAATgctgaacaaacacactttaatgtTCCAGTGGATGAATGTTTGTATCTGCTGATGAattactgattaaaaaaaaaaaaaaacaggcaaaaacatGACAACCAATCAAAGAAGTTTCAGAGATTTATTGCCAAACATAATCAGCAGAAAAATAACTCACAGCCTCCCACATGCAGCATCTGGTTTCCAACACACTCTCTGCTCAGTTTGTGTAATAAGCATGAGCTGTGCCGGCCCTTGTTACCAGcattgcttccttcctgtgctTAATTTAAGAGGCCATCACAAAGCCTGCAaattctctccctccctgcctccatcAGGTTTACTGTGTGAGTGTATGGCAATATATTTGTGGTAAAATACAATGTACATTCAACAATTAATTCCAGTAGCTAATTATGAAGATGCCCAGTCTGAAATTTGGGTTACTTCCCTGTGGACCACTACAGCTCTTCCATAAAGGGCTGCAGTGAACAATACAGCTTATCAAAAACCAGTGGCCCTTAGCTTAGTCGATTATTTATGACTAACATACAAGAAGTCATTAGACTGAGTAGGTGATGTTTTTCTAAAGCTTTATTGGACcataaatcagctgtttgttgagTAAATCTCTTCTCACCACTGATCTAAGCACCACGGAGGAGGCAGGCCTGCTGTAAAACAAGATGTTCACAAAATAACACTACATCTTTGATCTGCTGTCTGATGAGAAATCGCACGACGGCGAGGTGTTCAGTAGAAGTCAGATTCGGTGGCTACGCAGTGCTGTTAAGTCCTGTTAGGCAGAGCACCGAGATGGCAGCCTCTCTTCAGCAATCCGACCTAATGAGCGCAAtttgcacagacacaaaataatgaGCAAGTGCTAATCAGCATCTCAAGTGTGCTCGAACCCAGAAACTTCATTCTGGTGAGAACGAAATaattaatgtgtgcatgtgtgtgtgtgcgtctgtgagGGCGATGCCATGATGGATTGTGAGACTGTGAAATGCTGCCAGACAGGACATAGGCTGCACAAATTCACTTCATTAGAGGGAGAGAATAACAAGCAGGATGTCAGCGTGGAAAGTTAATCAGTCAAATCGCTTGTGCATCAGACCTGACTCTGAATTATTGTACAATTTGTCCAAATAAGGGAGGAAAGTTTTAACCTTTTTAGCAGCTAGCTGCTCGCTGTACTTGTCGACACTCATTATTTGACCCGTTCCTGATGTGCATACCTGGCTACTCTTCCTCTCAGGTCTCCAATGACAGCAATGTTCTTCTGGTCCAGGCTTTGAACGGCCACTGTGGTTCCAAAGGTGATGGAGTCCCGCTGGGTGAGCCGTCTCTCCAGGGCCTGTTCAGACCAAAAAGAGCATGAGGTGTTAAAGGAATGGACATTTCTTCTCATAATGTTAATGTGAAACACAGATGCAGAAGTGCATAAATCATttagtatgtgtatgtgtgttagtgttaGTATGCTGTGAAAATCACCACTGTGGGTAAAATGACCATCTGTGCTTTGCAGAGAAAGATATCATAAAACTGCCCTAAATTTCATCACCACCTTTGCATGAATGATCGCTGTATAGACAGGCCACACGTGTGTGCCGTGCATCTCTGATAACCCAGCATTAAAGAAACGACCCTCTGGCTTATCATGGGAGCAAACAGCGACTGTGTGATGTTCCCTTCATTTGACTTAGCTAAACATTCACTTCACGACTTGGCTTATTACTTCTTCCTGTGAAGAATTAATGAGCTTTTCGGCATTCATGCAATATCTCAGATAATGACAGCCTTTAATCATGTTAATGGTCTATTTGGTATGCACTAATGAAGCtatgtgtttcatgtttgtgctgtctttgtAAGGCCGTTATCAAAGTGTGGCTTGATGCTCTGCTCAGTCAAAGATGATTCGCAGTcattcatcctgctgctgattTTCAGAGGTGAGTCCGGTGTTTATCTAACCACATACTGTGCACATCGTTTGGTTTTTGCTTATACACACAAACGTCCACgagctgatgctgatgaggtGTCAGGCAGGCTTTGCTCAGGCGCTGCACCATTCTATCAGGTGTAATCAAATCAGCTGCGAGTCTGGGGCCATGAGTGTGTGCTGCACATCAAAACAAacgaggagaagagaggaaggcagGCAG
This Chaetodon auriga isolate fChaAug3 chromosome 5, fChaAug3.hap1, whole genome shotgun sequence DNA region includes the following protein-coding sequences:
- the fam81b gene encoding protein FAM81B, whose product is MSHKSKLQPYQNHTRPDVSEGRLSGQEGTLAVLLEQAFRIKEEVAAALQSTQGSVRVEALSRKLLENHILTITRIVKQLSMDIQALERRLTQRDSITFGTTVAVQSLDQKNIAVIGDLRGRVARCDSSIAKLSTDVSLGERQLIRLQQEVAELRTAVDVQLKELGVKLYRDLGRLEASLAELSQGQRSSTSNLHTKVQLLEARMSSELKAAKEQTDSLRKWTEQQLNSSVQLCTGQQDRTFEAVSRSADRLQALEARVVQLETQQHQADRSQADQLKRSETKLGKRMTSVESGLHQELQLLKQEYHKGFLSVHDAIESLRQIGDIKSHLDKKKLQRDIKDICGKVAELNDL